gtgatcatatgaagccatttatcatcacatagttgtgtgactcctttttaaatcataatgataacagaaatcacccaaatggccctgatcaaaagtttacatacccttgaatgtttggccttgttacagacacacaaggtgacacacacaggtttaaatggcaattaaaggttaatttcccacacctgtgtctttttaaattgtaattagtgtctgtgtataaatagtcaataagtttgttagctctcacgtggatgcactgagcaggctagatactgagccatggggagcagaaaagatctgtcaaaagacctgcgtaacaaggtaatggaactttataaagatggaaaaggatataaaaatatatacaaagccttgaaaatgccagtcagtactgttcggTCACTTATTTAGAAGTGgtaaattcggggatctcttgattccaagccaaggtcaggtagaccaagaaagatttcagccacaactgccagaagaattgttcaggatacaaagaaaaacccacaggtaacctcatgagaaatacaggctgctctggaaaaagacggtgtggttgtttcaaggagcacaatacgacgatacttgaacaaaaatgagctgcatggtcgagttgccagaaagaagcctttactgcaccaatgccacaaaaaagcccggtttacaatatgcccgacaacaccttgacacgcctcacagcttctggcacaatgtaatttggagtgacgagaccaaaatagagctttatggtcacaaacataagcgctatgtttggagaggggtcaacgagtattgtgctccttgaaacaaccacaccgtctttttccagagcagcctgtatttctcctgaggttacctgtgggtttttctttgtatcctgaacaattcttctggcagttgtggctgaaatctttcttggtctacctgaccttggcttggaatcaagagatccccaaattttccacttcttaataagtgattgaacagtactggctggcattttcaaggctttggatatctttttatatccttttccatctttataaagttccattaccttgttacacaggtcttttgacagttcttttctgctcctcatggctcagtatctagcctgctcagtgcatccacgtgagagctaacaaactcattgactatttatacacagacactaattgcaatttaaaaagccacaggtgtgggaaattaacctttaaaccatttaaacctgtgtgtgtcactttgtgtatctgtaacaatgtcaaacattcaagggtatgtaaacttttgatcagggccatttaggtgatttctgttaccaatatgatttaaaaaggagccaaacaactatgcgataataaatggcttcatatgatcactatccttatgcatgattttgcatgatcagtcatattttcaaaatcaatgccaaaatttcacaatttctgccagggtatgcaaacttttgagcacaactgtatatctctgagatgtctgtttaagagcatttCATATGGAAAGCCTCGCATTCTAattattctgctaaatatcttaaaaagagcagatttacaTGCATTCTAAAGGCCTTTGTAAACCAGACAAATTTCTGTCGTGATTTCTCGctgcaattacatttttcagccaTCCTCACCTGGAGCGAATATTCGTACCGAATTGCGCATCGACAAagcgacaatttttttttttttaacagtgattgttttttttttttgttcttttttttttttttttttttgccgggtGATGAAATGTCCTGACCAATCAAATCTGAGCTTTGGATCACATGTCAGGAGCTGCCGCAGCTACTGAAACCAGCGCAACAGGTTACAGCGCTAAAGCacaaaaagctgttttgaccaccgacattaaaCGCTGAAGGAATTCGAGGAACAAGTCCTGAgccagcagtgaggatgtgtttcatttgcatcaaatgccttaaaacgtaaaaaaaaaaaaatatcatatgggatctcttaaaggaatagttcacccaaaaattaaaattctcttattgttcacttaccctgatgccatcccagatgtgtatgactgtctttcttcagcagaacacaaatacagatttttagaagaagatagagctctgtcaggtccttataatgcaagtaaacgggtgccagcactttgacagtccaaaagtcaaatttagtcaatcaatgaatgtcttctgaagcaaatcaagaagtttgtgtaaaaaattaattgataattaaaacgttattaactcttaaaaagtgcttcctgccagcagttgacgcatcaaGTAGCTGTCATGTGACGCAAGCACACTGGCGAGTTCACGAGAGAATCCAgaagcggcgcttatttacaacggAAGAACAAACATCAAGCGAatgttcggccatttcaaacagcatcagatcCCTGGACGGAAGcggcgatttaaagttaaaaactttttaattattgacttctttcttacataaacctatcaattCGCTTccgaagacattcattgattgactggagtcgtgtggattactgttatgctgcataaatgtgacttttggaccatcaaagtgctggcacccgtttacttgcattataaggacctgacagagctctatcttctaaaaatcttttaattgtgttctgctgaagaaaggcagtctgggatggcatcagggtacgtgaataatgagagaattttcatttttgggtgaacgattcctttaacaTGCAAATAATATTGCTGCATTGCTGCCTATCATCccctataaaaaaacaaaacactgatcTTACATGGATTTTCTTCATAATgaattccatattgctgcatttttttccctttgcatttaatcttaagCGAGTTCTCTTACATCTCTAATATAACACATATTGCGGCATATTTTCCTTTGTATCACCTTTGAAACAATGAAATAATGTTTGTCTTGGTATGAAAATGCCTTTGTCTACCACACAAAATCATTATTTCTGTGCAATTGTTAATAGCTGTTAAcatatctaataatgggtcagactgaatatGGGTTTTGTTGGATGAGATCGGTTTCATTGCTTGCATTATATAGACTCTTTGAGCGTTTAAATCCGGTCATGTTTAATTAGGAACGTGTTTTGAGCAAATGTAGATTCATGCAATGAGATACATACAACCATAGTTCCAAATGACAACATCTGTTACAACAGTCATTATATGCAttatgcagtgattttaaacaaatgtacttaacACAAGTATATAAAGAATGCctggcagtggcatataatcagCATTGTTTCAAATTATACATGTTTTAAccgtaaatataatttttttcccccactcaattctttctaatcacccctcagactgtctACACAAGAaaatactgccagtcaacttgttcagtaggtgaactgaaatagtttgtgaagtgtctcgtgttttctttctcgttgagcaaatcaacagCAAACgcttcatcactgctgcagcttgtagagaaatcagTTTTCAGTTTTTTGCTTGTCAAGAACTTCTCATGGACCGTCATTGGTGGAGTGCAGACCAGCAGAAAAGTGCTTTTCGCCACCTACCGTACCGGGCTAAAATATCTTGTCGATTAGCACCACCTGTTGTAAAGGTGTGAATGTGCTAACGATGGTCATTCACATTACTTTCTATGTGCAAGAGCCATTTGTCGGCAATTAGCCTCTCATAATCGTGTCACCTTTGGTGTGTAAAGATCTTCTGCTGAATGTATTTTTGCCATCCGAGAGAAAACGTATtgtagatgtattgcagatgagcaaacaatcaaAAAAATTAGTCTTCtagatgaaaacacacacatcaaaaagacatctgggtgatgtacgtgtgttATCAGGGAAGAAAGTCTTCACTTCGTACACCTGTGGAAATATGTTGAAAAATAAGATGACCAGGTTTTTACTTATGCTCCTCAAggttttttatgtttcttttttcatCCCCCAGGATTCCTTCAATAATGTTAAACAGTGGCTACAGGAGATTGACCGCTACGCCAGTGAAAATGTTAACAAGTTATTGGTTGGCAACAAGTGCGACTTAACGACAAAAAAAGTGGTGGACTATACAACGGCAAAGGTAATGTTACTATACTCATAgtggaatttttatttattttttttattttttatattataccaGACTTTGGGAATATATGGCTCaggtccaaaacctagtgagctgccttgcagtCTGCTGCTTATATAGGTAGCTGCCTTATAAGGCAGCATCTTAACTGAAATGGAACTGGGCAGCAACTGTATACGTCATATAAATAGTGCTCTTTACACAATGCGCAGaggagactcgactcacaattgGTTTCAATAGAGTTTGGTATTGGCGTGTTGCAAAGATAATGAAGTGATACTGTAATGAGCATAAAAACATAAGACGtgcacattttgggtaaaatagatTGAATTTTGGGTTGCTTTCTCTGCAAAGGATTTGTGTGATACTGCCTTAGCATTTAACCAAAATGACTATttaccttttggaacagtcttcGCCTCTGGAGCAGGACTATGATGCCTGCATCAGAAATGCTCTGATACACTCACGGATAAGCAGTTCTTCGCTCAAATATAGAAAGTGGAAACGGTTGAGCAACGATATACTGATTATGTTGACTGGTCTTGACTGAGTGAAGAACTTAAAACAGTCTGTATCAAATTAGATGAAGCAACATGTCACACCCTCGGATTACattgaccaatggcagtaaggtgtttattAGCTGGtacaaattatttttgaatattCACTCTGGCAAGCTGTTTCAAAGAACCACAGCAAACTCAAATACCTTTTATCTAGATTTAGTTTAAAATTACATCATACTCTTTGATTTCGCTATAAGTATATTGGGACCTTAACATGCTGCCTCTAGAGGTAGCCCACTAGGTTTTTTTAACAAAGCCTTTAAGTGTAGATGCTGGTCTAAAGAAGACTTGCAATTGTTCACTTTTGTAACTGAATTATTCACAACTGAAAGAACCTCTTGGTATATCTCTCTGCAGGAATTTGCTGATTCCCTTGGCATTCCTTTCTTAGAAACTAGCGCTAAGAATGCCACCAATGTGGAGCAGGCCTTCATGACTATGGCTGCTGAGATCAAGAAAAGAATGGGCCCTGGAGCCACAGCTGGTGGTGCTGAGAAGTCTAACGTAAAGATCCAGAGCACTCCAGTGAAGCCTGCATCTGGAGGCTGCTGCTGAGGCCCCCTCTCCCCTAGCCCCACTCACCTCGGCCCCTGGATATTGGAGCGAGCCCCAAaatatgagaaagagagaggattAGATAATTTGCTATTGAGCAAAGAGTGAATGTGGAAAATAGAAGGAATAAAAGAGTGTGAAAACAGGCAACAATTTAAGTTACCCAAATTGTACTGTGTAGCTGCATTATCAAAAAAACAATCTAAAATCTGCTGCCCCCTTCCCTTGCTTTCCCCAAAACAAAAACTGATAAGAGGTCAGAGATTTGGTAACGGTCAGCCCCCATCACCCCTACCTCCTGTCAGGGGCTGCTTTTAACAAACCCACCCCAAGAAAGGATGGATTTCATTTTCACTCAATGATTTTAAATCCTCTGTGTGCAGGTTTCGAAgaataatgtttgtatttatcTCTGCATTCCTACTGCAGGGCTGGTCTGTGGTCAGATGTCAATGACTCTTTCTGTCCTTTACTGTTCTTACTTTATTCCTTGTTGATTATTTTACAGTTTATATTGCATGTGTAGGTTTCTGTCTCCATAGATTGTTTTGCCAGTTCTGACCAACTGGACAACAGTGGTTCACAGTCTAACATCAGACTAGTAagatatatgtacatatacattatgtatatatgtgtaagaTCTGAGTTGACAGCTCTGATGTGTTAATTACAGGATTTAAGTAGTTTTACcttcttttgcatttaatttgtgGATGCAGACTCTTATAATTGTTGCGCAATGTGTAACagttacaaaaaatataatttttgtacaatactgtacaatatcaatatgtcagtatGTTCTCGGTGGGACATGTAAAACCC
The genomic region above belongs to Myxocyprinus asiaticus isolate MX2 ecotype Aquarium Trade chromosome 23, UBuf_Myxa_2, whole genome shotgun sequence and contains:
- the LOC127414143 gene encoding ras-related protein Rab-1A is translated as MNPEYDYLFKLLLIGDSGVGKSCLLLRFADDTYTESYISTIGVDFKIRTIELDGKTIKLQIWDTAGQERFRTITSSYYRGAHGIIVVYDVTDQDSFNNVKQWLQEIDRYASENVNKLLVGNKCDLTTKKVVDYTTAKEFADSLGIPFLETSAKNATNVEQAFMTMAAEIKKRMGPGATAGGAEKSNVKIQSTPVKPASGGCC